From Camelus dromedarius isolate mCamDro1 chromosome X, mCamDro1.pat, whole genome shotgun sequence, one genomic window encodes:
- the SLC25A53 gene encoding solute carrier family 25 member 53 isoform X2, whose protein sequence is MGEQNHSPGKELQHWTRAEAPGKKSWPSQAYALGAVSNFMSTFLTFPIYKVVFRQQIHAVAVSEAVRQLWHEGPQYFYRGIYPPLLSKTLQGTLLFGTYDSLLCSLSPVGPHSLGHRWAAGLMSGVVEAVALSPFERVQNVLQDGRKQARFPSTFSILKEFHSYGLWGRLSLGYYRGFWPVLLRNSLGSALYFSFKDPIQEGLAKQGLPHWVPALVSGSINGTITCLVLYPLIVLVANMQSHIGWQSMPSLWASVQDVWDTRGRKLFLIYRGGSLVILRSSVTWGLTTAIHDFLLRRFHSRKELQD, encoded by the coding sequence ATGGGGGAACAGAACCACTCTCCCGGGAAGGAACTTCAGCACTGGACACGAGCAGAGGCTCCAGGAAAGAAAAGCTGGCCCTCCCAGGCTTATGCCCTCGGGGCCGTTTCCAACTTTATGTCTACTTTTCTGACCTTTCCTATCTATAAGGTTGTGTTCCGGCAACAGATCCATGCCGTGGCGGTGTCGGAGGCTGTGCGACAGCTTTGGCATGAAGGCCCTCAATACTTCTACCGGGGAATCTACCCGCCTCTTCTCTCCAAGACGTTGCAAGGGACTCTGCTGTTTGGGACTTACGATAGcctgctctgctctctctcccctgTTGGGCCACACTCCCTGGGACACCGCTGGGCTGCAGGGCTCATGTCTGGGGTGGTGGAGGCTGTGGCCCTCAGCCCCTTTGAGAGGGTGCAAAATGTGCTTCAGGATGGTCGCAAGCAAGCTCGCTTTCCCAGCACCTTCAGCATTCTCAAGGAATTCCACTCTTACGGGCTCTGGGGGCGGCTGTCGCTGGGTTACTATCGAGGTTTCTGGCCTGTCCTTCTCAGGAACAGCCTGGGGAGTGCTCTGTATTTCTCCTTTAAGGACCCCATCCAGGAGGGCTTGGCAAAGCAAGGCCTGCCCCATTGGGTGCCTGCCTTGGTGTCTGGGAGTATCAATGGAACAATCACCTGCCTGGTTCTGTATCCTCTAATCGTGCTAGTTGCCAATATGCAGTCCCATATTGGCTGGCAGAGCATGCCAAGTCTGTGGGCCTCTGTCCAGGACGTGTGGGACACTCGGGGCCGAAAGCTGTTCCTGATCTACCGTGGGGGTTCCCTGGTCATCCTAAGGTCCAGCGTGACATGGGGCCTCACCACTGCTATCCATGACTTCCTGCTGAGGAGGTTTCATTCCAGGAAAGAGCTGCAAGACTGA
- the SLC25A53 gene encoding solute carrier family 25 member 53 isoform X1, with amino-acid sequence MELQGFFPQHPGVFSMGEQNHSPGKELQHWTRAEAPGKKSWPSQAYALGAVSNFMSTFLTFPIYKVVFRQQIHAVAVSEAVRQLWHEGPQYFYRGIYPPLLSKTLQGTLLFGTYDSLLCSLSPVGPHSLGHRWAAGLMSGVVEAVALSPFERVQNVLQDGRKQARFPSTFSILKEFHSYGLWGRLSLGYYRGFWPVLLRNSLGSALYFSFKDPIQEGLAKQGLPHWVPALVSGSINGTITCLVLYPLIVLVANMQSHIGWQSMPSLWASVQDVWDTRGRKLFLIYRGGSLVILRSSVTWGLTTAIHDFLLRRFHSRKELQD; translated from the coding sequence TTTCTTCCCCCAGCACCCAGGTGTCTTCAGCATGGGGGAACAGAACCACTCTCCCGGGAAGGAACTTCAGCACTGGACACGAGCAGAGGCTCCAGGAAAGAAAAGCTGGCCCTCCCAGGCTTATGCCCTCGGGGCCGTTTCCAACTTTATGTCTACTTTTCTGACCTTTCCTATCTATAAGGTTGTGTTCCGGCAACAGATCCATGCCGTGGCGGTGTCGGAGGCTGTGCGACAGCTTTGGCATGAAGGCCCTCAATACTTCTACCGGGGAATCTACCCGCCTCTTCTCTCCAAGACGTTGCAAGGGACTCTGCTGTTTGGGACTTACGATAGcctgctctgctctctctcccctgTTGGGCCACACTCCCTGGGACACCGCTGGGCTGCAGGGCTCATGTCTGGGGTGGTGGAGGCTGTGGCCCTCAGCCCCTTTGAGAGGGTGCAAAATGTGCTTCAGGATGGTCGCAAGCAAGCTCGCTTTCCCAGCACCTTCAGCATTCTCAAGGAATTCCACTCTTACGGGCTCTGGGGGCGGCTGTCGCTGGGTTACTATCGAGGTTTCTGGCCTGTCCTTCTCAGGAACAGCCTGGGGAGTGCTCTGTATTTCTCCTTTAAGGACCCCATCCAGGAGGGCTTGGCAAAGCAAGGCCTGCCCCATTGGGTGCCTGCCTTGGTGTCTGGGAGTATCAATGGAACAATCACCTGCCTGGTTCTGTATCCTCTAATCGTGCTAGTTGCCAATATGCAGTCCCATATTGGCTGGCAGAGCATGCCAAGTCTGTGGGCCTCTGTCCAGGACGTGTGGGACACTCGGGGCCGAAAGCTGTTCCTGATCTACCGTGGGGGTTCCCTGGTCATCCTAAGGTCCAGCGTGACATGGGGCCTCACCACTGCTATCCATGACTTCCTGCTGAGGAGGTTTCATTCCAGGAAAGAGCTGCAAGACTGA